In the Primulina tabacum isolate GXHZ01 chromosome 15, ASM2559414v2, whole genome shotgun sequence genome, TCCATTTAATACACGTTTTTTTAGACTTGCCCATTTTCTTGGTAAAAATcttgccgacatttctcccacttggagatttgattgagaatcaaacacatctccacacatctttttaatcttgtcattccctgctgcttacgtttctgttagaccacttgaggatctacaccactcaaacttatcagtgtttaCTGGCTtagtcagaaaatcagctatgttatccttcgtatggatcttctgcatatccacgcttcattcttctactacttcccgcacaaagtgaaattgtacttcaatgtgtttagtcctggaatgaaaggttGGATTCCTTAcaatgtgcaaggcactctgactgtcacaaaacaaaggaacattctcttgtttgtatccgatctcctccaataaccttttaatccatattgcctccttgcaaccttgagtagctgccatgtattctgcccctgttgtagataacgccacaactgtctgcagttttgaaacccagtttactgctccccctgcaagtgtaaacacataaccagtagtagatttcctcttatcaggatcacctgcataatctaaatcgacatagcccctgagtgtaaaatctgatcctccataacataatgcagcatttgaggtacccttaatgtatctaaggattcTCTTAatagtgctccaatgctctcgtccaggattcgccatataccgactgactgctcccactgcttgagcaatgtccggtcttgtacagatcatggcgaacatcaaacttcccactgctgatgcatatgatACTCGAGacgtcttcatcctctctgcttcactgctaggacacatctcggaggataacttgaagttaacaagAAGATGGGTCGATATTGGCttgctatcttgcatgttgaagcgttgcaagattttcttcaaataatttttctgggaaagccaaatctttcgattacttctgtctcggtgaacttgcatccctagaatcttgtttgctggtcccaagttcttcatatcaaattccctagtcaATTGTGCCTTCAATTCTTGGACAtaatctttgttggggcctgctaccaatatgtcgtccacatacaacagtaaaatgatataatcatcaccagacctcttgaaatatgtacaagggtctgcactcagtctgttgtatccaaggctcatgatatatgaatcaaatctcttgtaccaacatctCGGCGTCTGTTTGAGATCGTACAGAGAtttcttcaacctgcaaaccaagatCTCTTTGCAtatttccgcaaaaccttctggctggagcatatagatttcttcttcaagatcttcaTGAAGAAATgtcgttttcacatctagctgttctagatgtaggtcaaacaccgcacataatgccaacactactctgactgttataagtcgaaccacaggagaaaatatctcattgaagtcaatgctttctttctgagcataccctttaccaccaatctagcacgataccgctccacttggtattgccatcacgcttgatcttatagactcatctgtttccaatggctttcttccctcgtggtagtgtaacaagatccctagttttattcctgtctaatgcctccaactcttcttgcattgctatcatccacaaagatacattcgagctttgagtagcctcgtggaaactcgatggctcaccatcctctgataatagacaatatgcaatgttgctttcagtaacataatctgaaagccaaactgatggtcttctgtctcgagttgactgcctcacattggaaacctcagactcaacatgttcttgttcttcgtgctctggtactgcttcacaagaaacttgacctttgtccgtcttattttccacctgaaaaatagtagtttctgaattcaatgtgcctttgtctccctttactttatcttcctcgaagataacatccctgctgatgacaagcttgtgaatagtaggatcccacaagcgaaacccctttactccatcagcataacccaagaagatacattttctggattttgaatccaacttcgatctttcttgctcattgtacagaacgtacacaggacttccaaatgtatgcaaatgagaataatctgtcggctttcttatccacatctccatcggagtcatCAGATCAATCGctactgaaggagaacgattgataatataacaagcagacctgcagtcctcaacatagctcttgttctgtccaacaaggttccgTTCATCCGCTCCGCCGTAAACTGTtttttgatgccctcatgttgacaatatgcatcaaattcgtcactggtatattatcttccattgtcagtcctcagacacttgattttcttttctgaatcaagttcaacccgcgctttgaaatctttgaagatctggaaaacatctgatttctccttgattggatacacccaacatctcctagagaaattatcaatgaacgagacaaagtatctcgctcctcctagagatacaaccggtgcttgccaaacatccgaatgaatcagctccagtatgcttttgctcctagcagtagaagtgccaaactttaatctgtgttgtttactggtaacacagtgctcacaaaaaGGTAGTGACatttttgtaagtcccggcagcagctttcgttctgagagaatttacaacccccgttctgacatatgcccgagctttctatgctataacactgttaattcttctcctgaaccaattgatgcaacatctagttctgcctctttgtgtgtttctcccaaaagaaCATACAGATTTGCTGCAAttttttccgccttcataaccacaagcgcacccttcacaattttcatgatcccgttctcgatcCGATTTTTGCACCCgatatcatccaattgccccaaggacaaaagatttttcgtcagtcccttcacatgtcgtacctcctgtatggtgcgaatggtgccatcaaacattttaattttgatagtaccgacccagCCATTTCCAAGGCAtaatcatttcccatgaatacaaatcctcctgagactggttcataatgatcaaaccattctctccgagacgtcttgtgccacgtcgctcctgaatccataatctatgtgtcacaaaatttgtgcctgccttctgcaacagttgttgcttcgctgaataatatttcatcactgcctgaagtactggccacattttcTTGAGAACTTTtgtcgatactcgtacactctttcttgaagtgccctttaccgccacatttaaagcagtaaatatttttcttcttacttctcgactttgatctacctcgtctttggctcccactaGAGTCAcgatccataaatcttcctcttatcatcggcaaagcctctgcctgcttcgaagtTATCAACctgtcttccttattcttgcgctggctttcttctccgagaaccgcagttaagacatcttcgaatcttagaaagcccataagaatattgttggttatgttgatgataagttgatcatatgaatctggtagactttgaagtagaagctccacacgttcattttcccctattttatacCCCATgaaagtgagttgggcaaatagagtatttagtgtattgatatggtcggtcatcgatgaggattccgtcatccgaagagtatatagccttctctttaggaaagtcatgttgtGTAGCGAATTGACCTCGTatatctttgtcagagtatcccagataactttgttttttttttttatctcagatatacttgacaaaacttcgtctgctatagccaagtgtaaattggcaacaacattatcattcatctcattcaaCTTTTCATCATCCGTAATCTCCACCGGTCTATTttcaatagccgccaagcaattcttctttcttaaaactgcttgtatctttattttacacaacataaaattgcttccgttgaactttgctatctcgtaccttcccgccattatgtctacaacaattttagaagctagactggacaaaataatcccgccttaaataaaaaatctcaaaaaatcttttctgatgtggaagatcagtctaggctgcaaccacagagcatactcagaattttaagaaattttaaaccaaggctctgataccacttgttggtcccacgtgcggaatttgagataataaaatccgaaaataaagaataaactggacaccgagatttacgtgaaaaactcctaaaaattattagggtaaaaaccacgggcaagatgaaaagaattccactataatattttatggtgtacaactcattcactgtgttttcaaagagaacacacactctcttaatacaggagaacaaaacacctcacaaatattatagaactaagcactcaaatgcttataagatgagagaaaactcgaagaagggatgatttcagaatgaaggggagaactctatttatagagcccctagtccgtgtgaatacgcgttaaaaacgcgtatGAACATTCCTCTTcaaatttgattcaaatttgcCAACTATCTATTTTATCCATTTAATACACGTTTTTCTTGACTGGccaattttctttgaaaaaatCTTGCCGACATGGATTTCATACTCTTTTACCCAAAATCCAAGTATCCAACCTGTGTTTTTAGGAGCTATACTTTCTATTTTAATTATGGAGTTTGTCTTCTTCGAAAAAGAAATTTAATGGGAACGAGGAAAATTTTCACAATATTGGAATAAGAATGTGTATTAAATAAAGGTAAAAATGTATATGtagtgattttttttaataaaaagaagATAAGATTATATATCAAATATGTGTCTAAATAAAGGTCAATTACTTAAATTAGAACAACTCTTCCTTGGGGGAAATCTCATCACCtgtgtattttaatttatcCAAGAAATTGCCAGCCACGACATTAATTCTTTTCGAagtactttttttttaatatatatttccttgattgtttttttttttttagaattagTCTTAAAAGTTTCTATATTATTTTCCTGgctaatatattatttttccctAATTCATAGTATtacatattattaattttaagggaCTAATTTTAAGAGGGTTGATATTTATAATCAATTTTGTGTTATTTAAACTTCACTTTACGTGTAAAAAAAACCCTAattagaaaatatatatataaataacaaaaaaattctTATTTCCAAGCTCTATACATAGGAGATTCGTGTCCAACTCTCTCACCCGAAATCTCTTTTATCTTCTTCCATTGATGGATCAAGGAGACaagaagaaaaggaaaatggaaGAGAATATCAACATTATATCATATgctaatgaagaagaaaatgaagaggaGAAGATGGAGAAATTCTTTGCATTACTTAAAAGCAGTCGAGAACTAAAGGAACGCCTGGCGATTCGTAACAGCCAATCACACTCCAAGAAATCAGACAACGAGAaggccgccgccgccgccgcttcTGCTTGGAATCCGGCATTTCTGTTTGAAGATTTCGAGCCGTCGCCTCCAACGCCGCAGGCGGGCAATGAATGCGCGGAGGCCCAAAAAGCAGGCCCTTCTTCGAAGACTAAAGATGAAGACAAAAATGGTGATGAAGTGTTGGATCTCAATCTTTCTTTGTGATTTTAATGCGGATATATCCGGAAaaatgtttgtttttttttttaatctgaaAAAATATTTGCCATTGCATGGTTTATTCTAAAACACACTTATCCACGTGAAAATTAAATGACatcttatattttaatttttttataaaaattgaacGAACACCCTGTATTAGCTGGAAATCCGGTGAATTGAAGtattttgataatattataatgataCCCCGAAAAATATCGAGGTCATCTTATAACTCGGGCTGGGAGGGGTCTGGATCGGGATCGGGATCGGGTCATCCCATAAATAAAAACCGAGATAAAAGCCAACTTGAGTACTATTCCCAAAATTGCAAAAAGAAAGGAAGATAATCAGACCAACAAACACTCGAGTGGGCCAGGGCTCTCAGCTTAACCTGGGCAGTGTTAACATGATTTAGGAGATTGATGGCCATGTCCTCATTAGCGAACGATGAACATCTGCTCGGACACCTCAGTACATGTGTCGTTTCCAAATCCACAATATGGGATACCAAACTTTGGAATCATGGGTCTGTCACTCAGCACATGTTAGGATGATGTGACTAAACTAGAGGCAGTCTAGGTTGTCAGTGTCAAAAAGCAAGGTATGGACAGTCATTTTGCCATGAGTAGCAACCgagcactgaaaacaaggtcatCAATGATATCTCCTTTACAAATATCATGTTTACTTGATATTAATGCATTCGgatatttttcacaaaaaaaacATACACTCTATATTTTATTTTCCGTAAACACTTGACTGACTTGAATGTCATAGTTGTCACGACGAAAAACTTTCTGGCGTCCCACTAACGTTATTTGCTCTTTTAAGTGTGCAAATTCTTTAGTCCAGGTACTCTCTGCTTGATCTCCAGTGTGCCCGAGAATAAATCCATCTAACCCGATATAATCGCCCAATAAGCTCAACCCGATTTGCCCTGCCTATATCACACATATACCGGTGATCAAAATAATCAGCGAAAAAAATAGTTATAAATAAAACACAATTTGCCACAATTCATATTTCAGGCCGGCTAGACTAGTTCAGACGTAATCTATGCTAATCAGATGCTGTCTGTTGATGTATTCGAACTAGTTTAGTCGACCTGATCtataacttttaaaaaattaagtttTATTTCTAACTATTTAATCTGCTAGTTAATTTGATCACTGGTTTATAAGATAATATTAAAATCTACTCAAACTCGTCAGATTTTCAACTGGTGCAATGAGTCTTTCTGCAATTTTTATAAAAGATTAAGGTATAAGGTGTCTATTTAATTTTCATAAGAAAAAATgttcaatttttatatttcacaTCGGGTTTGCTgcaaaaaaaactttaaaaagtattcaagataCAAATTagatataatttattttgtaaattttgttgtataaaattttgttatattgTGGTTGTTATTAACAACGACTAACCCGATCGGAGAAACACTAAGATATTCACTATCGATATGTGCTTAAATGTATTGGTATCTTATCTTATATAAaaacacaaaaactcttgtgagacgatttaattagttaattttgtgag is a window encoding:
- the LOC142527924 gene encoding uncharacterized protein LOC142527924, with the protein product MDQGDKKKRKMEENINIISYANEEENEEEKMEKFFALLKSSRELKERLAIRNSQSHSKKSDNEKAAAAAASAWNPAFLFEDFEPSPPTPQAGNECAEAQKAGPSSKTKDEDKNGDEVLDLNLSL